The sequence below is a genomic window from Uranotaenia lowii strain MFRU-FL chromosome 2, ASM2978415v1, whole genome shotgun sequence.
tttgtttatttgcatggtACTAGTCCAGTTAACAAATGCCGAGTGgcaccctcgtcttttcatagctgtttcgTGGTCAATTGTTCCTTGAACCGCTTAActactcgcgacaccgtggaattcgagATTCCCAACGTTTAAGCGATGGAGCGATGCGAGAGATcgttgttctcgtgatgaatgcgcacgAACTGTTGTTTCGACTACATTTCCGCAAGTTTTGacacttgcaggatgtaaacaattcACTATGAACAAAATccacatacattttcattgaattctacccaacggttaaaaagtaagAACagtttcatagtgtggcaatgaACACCCTTTATTCTACCATCTGCTATcagataatttttacaaatgcaTCTCTTTTTTTACAGCATTTCCAGAGCTTCCCCGGCGCGAGGAAAACCCGTTCTCTTTTAAACATTTCCTGAAGCGGGACACATCGCTAGGGGGAACGACATCGTCCAGCAGTGCCACGGCCACCGTCGTGACCTCCAGCAACGGTGGCAACATCAATCACAGTCGAAGCGCTTGCAACATCAACGGCAACAACGGATGCAGCTTTAGCGGAAGCATAGGTAGCAGTaccaataacaataataataacaacagTAGCAACAGCGCCAATAACAATCCGGCGGCTAGTGGAGCTTCGCCCTCGAAGTCGGCCACCACTAGCTCGCTACACAACACGAGCACAACAGGGGCGAAACCTAAAATTCCTCAGTTCCAGTCGGTCAACACCTTGAGCAGTGAGTCCAAAATGAAACGGTCACCCCGCTTTCCTTCTTTTGATTCACAGTCTAGTTTGTCGGATTTGGCCGATGACAAGTTCATGGCGAACATCTATCACAGCCGCAGTAACAGCTCTTTTAACTCCGACTACCCCTTGGGATCAGGTGGAGGTACGGGATCGGGATCGCAGTATGTTCAAAGATCGTTCTCTAATTACGATATGGAGAGTCCAGGTTCCGTAGATTCTCCAAGGCTTATAGGATCACAGAACCTGCATAACTCACCGAACTTTGGTGGAGGCAGTGGCCGCAGTCGGGAAAACTTGAGCTCTACTCACCGCCTGGGCACGTCCGAGTTTTCGGCCGCCCTACCAGACTTCGTTCAGGACCATCTGGTCATGGAGCAGTGGTACAATACGATGGGATCACCTAAAAGTGTTTCTCCTGTTTCGGTTGACTTCGATCAGCTACCCGATTTTGCCGTCAACGATCTCGATCCAGAGCCTAGCAGCGGGCGGGGTCACATTCCGGTCATAAATGATATGCCCTTCGATTTGACATACAATTCAGCGACAATCGGATCAAATTCAGGCGGAAGCGGCAGCGCCAACCGTAATCGAACTCCTCTACGTAACACATCACCAAACGTTCCTCTCGATTTGCCTCCGCAAAACTTGGACTTCTCTTTCGGAATGCCCCGGAGAAGAACGACTCCTCCCCAGGCAATCGCTGAATTACCTCCGGATCTTACCGATAACAATGCCACCGCTACGGCTCGTTCTGGTTACTTTTTCTCGGACATGGACCGGAATCACTCGTCTCCGCCATCCGGTTCCGCTGCTGATAAAATCCATCGTTTGCCGGATTTTCTCTCGGACGGACCGATTCATTCCTCCGGACGGTTGGCGGATGTCACCCAGCACGACACACCCCACTTCAATTCACCGGACGCGGAAGCCAACCATCATCACCAGCAGCGGCTGCAAATCGAGCGACAGGAAAACGATAGGTTAAGAAGGGAGCTGGAAGATAACCGGCGCATGCTTTCCGAACAAGCCCGCCGGATAAGGGAACTGGAAAAGTCGCTAGAAACGGCTCGCAGTAACGCTAGCTTGGCGCAGACGGTCGGTGGCATCGAGGAAAACCTAGATAAGAGCTATGTGAGTGTGCTGAGCTTGTCGAGGTGGCGGCTTTGAAGGGGTTCTTACAATgattgcttttttttcctttttagctAAGGGCAGCAACCGCCGAATCCCAAGTGCTGAAACTgaggcaaaaaatcaaaaggcTTTACGTAAGTAGATCGTGAAATTATCTTTTAATTTCTGTTGCACTTAACCGTATACTTTAAAGCAACAATTTAAAGACTTAAAGGTTTGTTAGTCTAATCAACATGTCGTAACCATTTTCATAATCTCGATatcacaaaaaataactttttcaaagacCTTGTCTGAAACCATCGTCTTCACTACACAATAGCATGGTCCTGACTACGGCTTTTATTGTAACCATGGGATCTATGTTTCCAGCGGGTAGCATAGTTATACCGAGCAGACTTGTATAGTCAAATTATACCTAATATTgatatcatgccttgaaagtaaaatttggtatcatatTGCCTGAAAAAAGGTCCCAAAATTTGGGACTCAATTtccacatgtttttttttattagttgatcaccctgGTGGTAAAttctttttacggattgcattccaaggcacggcgagccaccgcgtccccccagtatgctactctgggtccatgggtgcaattggtcgactcatgatattgtgaatttaaataaattttttagaaacgtcgctggtgaactggcaacaaaatacagacttccgacaatatagtacttcacttttctttgtcggaagtatttcggaagtcggaagtacggacttccgaagtaaaatttagtggtGGCGCTAttatactatgtacccctacgccataaagtccacctggggcctctgggcATAATttccatccggacctgcatcgaaggctgtaCCTGAGATGGGAGACCAATTCGGCGCTTAAGCGCCCATCGGTCCGGCCTTTACGCGTAACTCGTAAGAAGGCTCGCTTGGTTTCTGCGACTATCGTACGCTcggcctctgttcgagaccactgcaagagatcaatgaggtcattggtctcttgcagtagtctcctctaacgactcgagatcttggggCCGCATGGTTTGTCTCGAGGCCCTATCATCTTTGCCCGTCCGtatgccgaatcgagagcagcttatcctagactcgcgcctttCACTGCACACGTCCGGGGATTTAcgaaaaactactcggatgattcccggtgaagacgtcatcctacaccaaCTCGAGtaactcacccgccgacgacgtgaagtcactctacccgagagtattccgcggcgTGAATACTCCTCCCCCTACGAGTTCAACTTCGGAGAAGATcttgtcttatccccacagcctccgtcgcagaACTCAGGTACTTAatcgcacgcttggattcgattgcgcatggtccagctgcaatcgtccctgattgtgctgaaatcaggttggtgatcagcaccatctcggtcttgtggtgagccagacgcaagctcttggagcgcatGCAACTTTCTGCCTTCTCAATTGCTACAGAATGCGGCGAGTAGATGAACCTCCCCGGTTGATGGGTCCGATACCAGGAGAATCATCCCACAAGTCTCATTCCCGTTGGGAGACGCAGCCTCAACAGTTCGTCGTAgacaatgttccacaataccgggccaagtatcgatcttTTCGGAACTCAAtgtttccagtccctcgctggtcatatactgtagttggcggttaTGGAAGTAacaccactgatcacactgacatgacatgacacttagaacaaaaattcaaccattttctgtctattttttttgtcagatttagtAGGTTCGTAATACCGActgcaggtggcgaacctgaaaaatttgacaaaaaatgccctgtaggaaaaatgtacctgtttagcccgattttatcgtagaaattgcctgttttttttttaaagttgggtggcatttcctaactgggatagcatttttttttcaaatcgatcgatgcgcactctggaatcgatattgcgtactgctggaaaaattatccagaaaacgaaatcgagtgtccagtcagtatagTCAGTGGTAACACTCCACTATCCTCATATGagtgagcgacgacgcaatcgctgaccaactgacgctgttaaaGGCGTTCTTCACCACCGATGCCGCTTCCACACGTCTGGGAAGACCCTCTCACCCACGTACTGTTGCAGtgatgaccggaacatttcAGGATGTTCCGTAAGCGCGGCCTTCACTGCTTCTTTAGGGATGCCATTCGGACTTCCCTACTGGATCAACTGGAGGCGAAATCTGCTCCTCTTCACTCGTATCCCAGTTGTATGGGACCCTCAGCCATGTAACTTCCCCGTGCTGTTAAAAAAGCTCGTTGATGGTCTCTCACAGAGAGCAGACCTCGCAATTGCGTTGGGTACTCTTCGCTCCACTCTAGCTCTCTGCATATGTCGCCTAGAACGGATGCAGCTAGTACGCTGGTCCGCGATTTCCGtcgtccaccagtagacgggttgCCGAGTGTCCTTCCACTTGGCCCTCCTTGTCATCGCAGCGTCACATGCGCGTGCGAGTACCCTCGTTAGGTTTTCCAAGTTCCGCTCCCAATTTAACACTTCGTCAAAGACGTTTCGGTCGAATTGTGACGTCAATGATGGACTCGCTCCCATTCCTGTGGTAGGTCTTTGTGTCGCCTACATTCCCCAGGTCTACGTTCAGCCTTGTCAGGGCTTCCAGTAGAATCTTGCCCCTGGGGTTTGTAAGGCGACTACCCCATTCTACGGCCCACGCGTTGAAATCCCCGCCTATGACAACGGGGCTCCTGCCCGTGAGACCTTCAACGATTTTGTCCATCATGACCCCGAATCTCTCCAGAGACAACCTTGGGGgggcgtagcagctacagacgAAGATCCTGTTGACCTTGGCTATCACGAAGCCTTCCTCTCCAGCAGACACCACCTCTTGTATGGGGTATCTTCCTGTAACCCATATCCCAGCCAGTTTTGCTTTATTACTGCCATCCGAGGTCCTGCGATACGGATCTGCCACTAACGCCacgttcaacttttcctcaaatgccatctgccgcaacagctggtgtgTTAAGTGGCAGTGTTTGAAGTTGAACTGGACCGGTTCTATCCCCGTGAAGCTGTAGCCGTCGCCTTTTGAAGGgcggggcacctagggttgccagccctgTGTCCTCCACCGCAGTGGAGATATTTTGCATCTTTGGTGCAACTAGCCGCCTGATGGCCGGCTTCACCGCACCGCCACAGCGGAAACACCTTCCCGGCTGCTGCCGCAACCGAAAGTTTCACGAACGCCACCTGTGTTCCGGATTTGGGCCCTTCCTGCATCCTGATCGAAATCTGGTCCGTTTCGATCTTACACAGATCCTTCAGCGCGTCCTTAACCTCAACATCCGTCACTATTTCTTCGAGGTTTTTAACCCTGACGGTAGCCGTGGTGCTCAGGGCTCGGATTTCCGCAGCTTCGCCAACTATCTCCTGAGTAAGCGCACTGTACTCCGCGCTTTCCACCGTTAAGCCAGGTCGGTGttcgaggatcatctcgccAGAACGTGTTCGACCGATTCTCCTGACATCCCCTGCTAGACCCACCAGCCTATCGGTTGTCCT
It includes:
- the LOC129741302 gene encoding putative uncharacterized protein DDB_G0285119 — translated: MAKDNNNVNIANELGDGTTGNGSGSSSAEVLKQNNSSRLTGLADENDSAGRSNGSTLSSVPSSSTERYNGSEASESSRSTAEPEAGTAFPELPRREENPFSFKHFLKRDTSLGGTTSSSSATATVVTSSNGGNINHSRSACNINGNNGCSFSGSIGSSTNNNNNNNSSNSANNNPAASGASPSKSATTSSLHNTSTTGAKPKIPQFQSVNTLSSESKMKRSPRFPSFDSQSSLSDLADDKFMANIYHSRSNSSFNSDYPLGSGGGTGSGSQYVQRSFSNYDMESPGSVDSPRLIGSQNLHNSPNFGGGSGRSRENLSSTHRLGTSEFSAALPDFVQDHLVMEQWYNTMGSPKSVSPVSVDFDQLPDFAVNDLDPEPSSGRGHIPVINDMPFDLTYNSATIGSNSGGSGSANRNRTPLRNTSPNVPLDLPPQNLDFSFGMPRRRTTPPQAIAELPPDLTDNNATATARSGYFFSDMDRNHSSPPSGSAADKIHRLPDFLSDGPIHSSGRLADVTQHDTPHFNSPDAEANHHHQQRLQIERQENDRLRRELEDNRRMLSEQARRIRELEKSLETARSNASLAQTVGGIEENLDKSYLRAATAESQVLKLRQKIKRLYAEIETLRSENEVLKEGGAVGGSDGGACGGGAPDSRGAGVSGFGAARLGPARPQRMFTRSQELSRELRQAAASAENNLRQLLTGVDNLRMMASTIENIDRIEISHPEDFLSDSDDDDLLGPAL